The segment TATCGCGTAGCGCACGCCCTCGACCTCGGTGAGCAGCGCCGCGGTCTTCTCCGGGTCCTTGTAGTAGCCGAGCGGGACGTACCCGCCGCGGGCCAGCCGGCCGATCACGCCCGGCGCGGCCTTCTTGCCGTATTCGTCGATCACGATGGTGTCCGGGCCGGGCATCACCCGGGGGCCGTCAACCGCGCCGCCCTCGACGTCGGCGACGATGCCGATCCCGGCGAACCCGGTCTCCGAGGAGCCGATCGCGTCGGTGACCATGATGTCCGGCAGCGCCTGCAGGTACTGGCGTTTCACCGATGGAGAGAACAGCGCGGCGCTGGAGGAGACCGCCACCAGTGACGAGCCGTCGTGGTTGCCGGCCAGGAAGGCCTCGATGATCGGGCGGGCCATCGCGTCGCCGATCAGCACCACCACGTTCACCTTGCGGCGTTCGATGGTGCGCCAGACCTCCTCGGCGTCGAAGTGCGGCAGGACCACCACGGTGTCGCCGGCGAACAACGCCATCAGCGCGGCCCACTGCGCGTTGCCGTGGATCAGCGGGGCCAGGCAGAGCCGGGTCATCGGCGGCATCTCGGTGCCGCGCCGGGTCTGCGCCCACTCGTCCTCGAGCGGGATGCCGGACATGAAGTCGATGCCGCCGCCGAGCACCCGCCACACGTCCTCGTGGCGCCAGATGACGCCTTTCGGGTAGCCGGTGGTGCCGCCGGTGTAGAGCAGGTAGATGTCCTCGCCGGACCGTTCACCGAAGTCCCGGACCGGCGCCCCGCCGGCCAGCGCGTCCTCGTAGCGGGTGCCGTCGATCTTCTCGTCCGAGCCGTCGGGCAGCGCGACCGTGGTGTGCAGGCCGGGCGCGGCGGGGAGCACCGCGGCGACCCTCGGGGCGTACTTGCGGTCGTGGATCAGCGCCTTCAACTCGGCGTCCGCGAACAGATACTGCAACTCGTTCTCGACGTACCGGAAGTTGACGTTGACGACCACCGCACGCAGCTTGTAGACCGCGACCATGGATACCACGGCCTCGATCGAGTTGCCCGCGTACAGTCCGATGTGGTCGCCCCGGCCCAGCCCGTGATCATGCAGGAAGTGGGCCAGACGGTTGGCGGCGTCCTCCAGCTCGGCGTAGGTCAGTTCACGTTCGCCGCAGGCCACCGCGACACGGTCGGGAAAGGCGTCGACCGCGTGCTCGATCAGGTCCGCAATATTGGCCGCCATCACCAGAAAGTAGAACCTGTTATCGTTCTGGGCAAGCCCTGTCGCGCTCTTGTCTGTTCTCGTCGCGCACTTGTCGTGCACTTGTCGCGCTCTCGTCGTGCTCTTAAGGAGACCTGGTGGACGCTCTCGTCGAACAGCGCGGACCGATCCTGATCGTCACGATGAACCGGCCGCAGGTCCGCAACGCACTCTCACCCGAGATGATGGCCGTGATGCGCGACGCCTGGGACCGGGTCGACGCCGACCCGTCGATCCGGGTCGCCATCCTCACCGGGGCGGGCGGCTCGTTCTGCGCGGGCGCCGACCTGCGAGCGATGACCGAGTCACATCCCGGCGACGACTTCGGCGGCAACGGCGGGATCGACCTGTCCCGGATCGACGCGCTGCTCAAGGGCCGGCGGCTGAGCAAGCCGCTGATCGCGGCGGTCGAGGGGGCGGCGGTCGCCGGCGGCACGGAGATTCTGCAGGCCACCGACGTACGGGTGGCCGGCGAAAGCGCCCGGTTCGGGGTGTCCGAGGCGCGGTGGGGACTGTTCCCGCTGGGCGGGTCGGCGGTGCGGTTGCCGCGGCAGTTGCCGTACACGGTGGCGGCCGAACTGCTGCTCACCGGCCGCCACCTGTCGGCCGCCGAGGCGCGCGACGCCGGCCTGATCGGGCACGTCGTCCCGGACGGCGAGGCTCTGACCAAGGCGCTGGAGCTGGCCTCGCTCATCGCGGCCAACGGGCCGCTCGCGGTGCAGGCCATCCTGCGCACGATCCGGGAGACCGAGGGCATGGCCGAAAACGACGCGTTCGCCATCGAGGCGCGGATCGGTATGGAGGTGTTCACCAGCGAGGATGCCAAGGAGGGGCCGCGAGCCTTCATCGAGAAACGCCGCCCGATCTTCCACGGCCGATAGCACTCTTGTTCGCGTCCGCTCTTGCTCGCGCCTGCTCTTGCACGCGCCAGCTCTTGCACGCGCCTGCTCTTGCACGCGCCTGCTCTTGCACGCGCTTCTTCTCGCGCCTGGGAATCCGGTTGCCGGCGGGCCGGTGATCCGTTTGGGTCGGCTGGTGACCGCCTTGGAACGTCTGGTGCGCCCCGACCGCTATCCCCGCTCGTCCCGCTACGACCCGGCGTGGGTGCTGAGCCTCGACATGGGCCCGCACCCGTTGTGGCTGCTCGAGAACCTGACCCGTGACCTCGACCTGCGGCCCGGGATGCGGGTGCTCGACCTGGGCTCCGGCAAGGGCGCGACCTCGGTCTTCCTGGCCCGCGAGTTCGGGGTGGACGTCGTCGCCTCGGACTGGTGGATCCCGGCCGACCAGGCAGCGGCGGTGTTCACCGAGGCCGGGGTGGACAACCGGGTGCGGGCGGTGCACGCCGAGGCGCACCAGCTGCCGTTCGAGGACGAGTCATTCGACGCGATCATCAGCGTGGACGCGTTCGAGTACTTCGGGACGGCTGACAGCTATCTGCCGTACCTCGCCCGGTTCCTGCGGCCCGGCGGCCAACTGGGAATGGCCACGCCCGGGATGAGCCGGGAGGTCCGCGAGCTCGGCGCGATCCCGGCGCACATCAAAGAGGTCGTCGGCTGGGAGGCGATCGCCTGGCACACCCCACAGTGGTGGCGCTTCCAGTGGGAGATCACCGAGCTGGTCACGGTCACCTCGGCGCGCCTGCAGGACGACGGCTGGCAGGACTGGCTGCTCTGGGCCCAGGCCTGCGCCTCGCTCGAACCGGGCCCCCAGCCGGTCATCGACATGCTCGAGAAGGACGCGGGTGAGCTGCTCGGCTTCACCCTGATCACCGCCGTCAAGAACTGACCGGCCCGCTGCCGTTCTCCAGCCAGGCCGGCTGCCGTTGTCCAGCTTGGCGGTGGGCCAGCTGCCGTTCTCCAGCTTGGCGGTGGGCCAGCTGCCGTTCTCCAGCTTGGCGGTCGGCCGGCTGCCGTTGTCCAGCTGGCGGTGGGCCGGCTGCCGTTGTCCAGCTGGCGGTGGGCCGGCTGCGTTCTCCAGTTAGGCGATCGGCAGGCTGCCGTTGTCCAGCTGGCGGTGGGCCGGCTGCGTTCTCCAGTTAGGCGATCGGCAGGCTGCCGTTCTCCAGATAGGCGGTCGTGCCGTCGGCGCGAGCCCGGATCGCTGCGGCCACGCGGCGGGCGAGGAGGGTGGAAAGGCGGTCGACGGCCTCTGGTTCGGCGCACCAGGCCCAGCTGCGCAGCTCGTCCGCGGGCAGGCTGATCCGGGCCGTCTGCTCCGCGTCGAGGACCCCGCCGTCGAAGACGAGCATGAAACCCTCGGTCCGTTCCGGCCTGGGCGGCACCCAGTCGGTGACCAGCAGCCTGCCGATCGGAAGCGTCAGGCCGAGCTCCTCTTTGAGCTCGCGCTGCGCGGCGGCCAGTGGCGACTCGTCGGCCTCGACGCAGCCGCCCGGAATCTCCCAGTCCGGCTTGTAGGCCGGCTCGACCAGCAGCACCCGGCCGGTTGGATCGGAGAGCAGGACGCCCGCTCCCATCCGCTTACGAGGCAACGTCGCCGTGAAATCCCCCATCACCCCACCGTATTCGTCCCGCCAACCCCGGCTGGCGCTCACGGCTGCTTCAGCGGCGCCGAAACAACACTGAGCGTCAGCCGGTCAACCTCGGCTGACGCTCACGGCTGTTTCGGCGGCGCTGAAACGACACTGAGCGCCAGCCGGACAACCTCGGCTGACGGTCACGGCTGCTTCGGCGGCGCTGAAACGACACTGAGCGCCAGCCGGACAACCTCGGCTGGCGGTCACGGCTGCTTCGGCGGCCCGGATACAGCAGTCAGCGCCAGCCCGCAGGACCAGCCCAAGCCTGGCTGGCGGTCACGGCTGTTTCGGCGGCGCTGAGACGACACTCAGCGTCAGCTGGGCGAACCCGGCTGACCTACAGGGCTGTCTCGGCGGCGTTTTGGCAGCGCTGGGGGTCAGCCGGGCTAGATGGCTCGGGAGCGGGCGGACCAGTAGGGGTCTCGGAGGTGGCGTTTGTAGAGCTTGCCGTTCGGGTCGCGGGGCAGCTCGTCGACGTAGTCGATGGTTCGGGGCAGTTTGAACTTCGCGAGGCGGCCGCCCAGGAAGTCCAGCAGCGAAACGGTCAGCGCCGGGCCGGGGGTTACGCCGGGGGCGGGCTGGACCACGGCCTTGATCTCCTCGCCCCACTCGTCGTGGGGGATGCCGAAGACGGCTACGTCGCCGACGGACGGGTGGACGGCCAGTTCGTTCTCGATCTCTGCCGGATAGACGTTCACGCCGCCGGTGATGATGACGTCGGCGGCGCGGTCGCAGAGGAACAGGTAGCCGTCGTCGTCGAGGTAGCCGATGTCGCCGACGGTGAACATGCGGTCGCGCCAGGAGGCCCGGGTCTTGTCGGCGTCGTTGTGGTATTCGAACGTGGCGTCGCCCATCTGCAGGTAGACCTGGCCGGGAGTGCCGACCGGGGCGTCCTTGCCGTCGTCGTCGAGGACACGGACGCGGGAGCCGGGCCAGGCGCGGCCGACTGAGCCGGGACGGTCGAGCCATTCGGCGGCGGTGATCAGGGTGCCGCCGCCTTCGGAGGCCGCGTAGTACTCGATCACTACCGGGCCGAACCAGTCGAGCATCTGCTGTTTCACCGGCTGCGGGCACGGGGCGGCGCCGTGGATCATCGCGCGCATCGAGGAGACGTCAGTGGCGGCGCGAACCGAGGACGGGAGGGCGAGCAGGCGGCGGAACTGGGTGGGGACCATGTGACTGTGGGTGACCCGGTGCCGGTTCACCAGGGAGAGGAACTGCGCAGCGTCCCAGTGGTCCATCACGACGACGGTGTGGCCGAACTGGACGGAGATCACCGCGAAGTTCATCACCGCCGTGTGGTAGAGCGGTGAGCAGCACAGATGCACGTGATCGTCGAACGGCCGGAGCCCGAACAGGCCGAAGAACCAGAGCGAGACGGGCGGCACGTCGTCCGGGTCGAGGCCGAGCAGCGGGCGGCGTACCCCTTTGGGCCGGCCGGAGGTGCCGGACGTGTAGACCATGAGCGCGCCGAGCGTACGCCCGTCGGGTCTGCCTGATCCGCCCGCGCCGAGCGTGGCCAGTGGCTCGAAGCCCGGGATGTCGCCGACCGCGTAGCGGGCGCCGGAGAATGCGGACGAAGCCGATGCCGCCACGGCGGCCTCGGCGAAGCGGGCGTGCGCGATGAAGGCACGCGCGCCGCTGTCGCGCAGGATGTAGCCGAGCTCAGATCCGGTCAAATGCCAATTCAGGGGTACGACGTGAAGCCCGATCTGAACCGCCGCGAAATAGGCGGTGAGGATGTCGGCGCCGTTCGGCAGCAGCAGGGCCACGGTGTCCCCGGCCTTGAGCCCGGCTGCACGCAGACCGCGGCCGATCCGGTCGGCCTCGGCCGCCAGCTCGCCGTAGGTGACAGTGCGCCCGTCGGCCTCGACAACGGCCGCGAGCTGCGGTGACTGGTGCGCGACGGTCCACATCCCGATCCCGGTCATGCCGCGACTCTATAACTCGTTCCATCTATGGAAAAGCTTCTGGACAGCCCGCTTGCCGACGAATATTGGAACGTGTTTCACTCAACGGCGTGGAAGCGCCCATGGCCATCGCCTTCGACTACACGCGGTCGCTCGGGCCGGTGCTGGGCCGGTTCATGGCGGGCCTGCGGGACCGCCGGGTGCTCGGCAGCCGGACCGCTGACGGGCGGGTTCACGTGCCGCCGGTGGAGTACGACCCGGTCACGCTCGCCCCGGTCGAGGACCTGGTCGAGGTCGCGAGCGTCGGCACGGTCGTCACCTGGACCTGGATGGAACGGCCGGTCGAGGGGCAGCCGCTGGAGGAGCCCTTCGGGTGGGCGCTGATCCGGCTCGACGGGGCGGACACTCCGCTGCTGCACGCGGTCGACGCGGGTGCGCGGGAGAACATGCGCACCGGGATGCGGGTGCGGGTCCGCTGGGCAGCCGAGCGCACCGGCCACATCCGGGACATCGAGTGCTTCGAGCCCGGCGTGGAGGCGGTAGAACCAGACGCCGAGGGTGAGCCGGTCACGATCATGACCACGCCGATCCGGCTGAGCTATCGGCACACCACCTCCGACGAGGAGGACCGGTATCTGCGGGCGCTCGCCGAGGGGCGGCTGATCGGCCAGCGCTGCCCGGCCTGCCACAAGGTGTACGTGCCACCCCGCGTCTGCCCCGCCGACGGCGTCGCACCGGACGAGGTCGTGGAGATCGCCGACCGCGGCACGGTCACCACCTTCTGCGTGGTCAACGTGCCGTTCGCGGGGCAGCGGCTGACCCCGCCGTACGTGGTGGCCCAGGTGTTGCTCGACGGCGCGGACATCCCGATCCCGCATCTCGTCCTCGGCGTCGAGGCCGAGCAGGTGCGGATGGGGTTGCGGGTGGCCGCGGTCTGGCGGGACCGGTCGGAGTGGTCCACGACGCCGGAGAACATCGCGCACTTCGAGCCGGCCGGTGAGCCGGACGCGCCCTACGAGTCGTATGCGGAGCACCTGTGAACGCCGTCGCCGTCGTCGGTTTCGCCCGGTCCGATCAGTCGCTGACGACGAGCGGGGTGGAGACCCTGGTGCCCGTGATCGGGGACGCTCTGCAACAGGCCGGGCTCGCCAAGCGTGAGGTGGACTTCTGGTGCTCCGGATCGTCGGACTATCTGGCGGGGCGGGCGTTCTCGTTCGTCAACGCGGTGGACGCGATCGGGGCGGTTCCGCCGATCAGCGAGTCGCACGTGGAGATGGACGCGGCCTGGGCGCTGTACGAGGCGTACCTCAAGATTCTGGCCGGGGAGGCCGAGACGGCGCTGGTGTACGGGTTCGGCAAGGGGACGGCCGGTGAGTTGCATCGGGTGCTGGCTCTGCAGCTGGACCCGTACACGGTGGCGCCCCTCTGGCCGGATGCGGTGAGTGTGGCTGCTTTGCAGGCCCGGCTCGGGCTGGAGGCCGGGTTGTTCACCGAGCGCGAGATGGCGTCGGTGGCGGCCCGCGACTCGGGTGGCGATGTCGAGGAGATGCTCGGTCGGCCGTACATCGCGGATCCTTTGCGTGCCCACGACGTCGCGCGAGTCGGTGACGGCGCCGCAGCCATCGTGCTCGCCGCCGGCGATCGTGCCCGTGGATGCCGGGAGCGCCCCGCCTGGATCTCCGGGATCGCGCATCGCGTCGACCCGCAGGGGCTGGGTGAGCGGGATCTGACCGCGGTGCCGTCGGCGACCGCGGCCGGCCGCGATGCCGGGCTGGACAGTGACGTGGACGCGGTGGCGTTGCATGCGCCGTTCACACCGCAGGAGCTGCTGTTGCGGGCGGCGCTCGGTGTCGCCGGGGAGAAGGTCGTCCCCAGCGACGGCGATGCGATGTTCTCGGCCGGGCTGTCCCGGATCGGCGCCGCGGCCGAGGAGATCATGTCCGGCCGGGCGGAGCGGGCCGCCGGGCACGCGACCAGCGGACCTGCGCTACAGCAGAATCTCGTCTGCGTCATGGAGGCGGCATCGTGAGGAGAGCGGCGGTACTCGGGACCGGGCAGACCGAACACCGCACCCGGCGCACCGACGTCTCGATGGCGGGCCTGTGCCGGGAGGCGATCGACCGGGCCCTCGCCGACGCCGGCACCGACTGGTCGCAGATCGACGCCGTGGTGCTCGGCAAGGCGCCCGACCTGTTCGAAGGCGTGATGATGCCGGAGCTGTTCCTGGCCGCGTCGCTGGGCGCCGCCGGGAAACCGCTGCTGCGGGTGCACACCGCCGGATCGGTGGGCGGGGCCACCGCGATCGTGGCGACCAGCCTGATCCGGGCCGGCGTGCACCGGCGGGTGCTGGCCGTCGCGTTCGAGAAGCAGTCCGAGTCGAACGCGATGTGGGCGCTCTCGATCCAGCCGCCGTTCACCGCGCCGATCGGGGCCGGGGCGGGCGGCTACTTCGCGCCGCACATCCGGTCGTACATCCGCCGGTTCGACGCGCCGCCGCACATCGGGACGCTGGTGGCGGTCAAGGATCGCCGCAACGGGGCGCTCAATCCGTACGCCCACCTGCGCCAGCCCGACATCACCCTGGAGTCGGTGCGCGAGTCGCGGATGCTGTGGGATCCGATTCGGTACGACGAGACGTGCCCCTCCTCCGACGGGGCGTGTGCCGTCGTGATCGGCGACGAGGCGGCGGCGTCTGCCTCCACGCGGCAGGTGGCCTGGATCCGGGCGACCGCCATGCGGACCGAGCCGACGTTCTACTCGGGCAAGGACCACGTCAATCCGCAGGCGGGGGCGCTGGCCGCGGCGTCGTTGTGGGCTGCCGCCGGGATCAAGTCGCCGCTGGACGAGATCGATGTCGCCGAGCTGTACGTCCCGTTCTCATGGTTCGAGCCCATGTGGCTGGAGAACGTCGGATTCGTCGGACAGGGGCAGGGCTGGAAGCTCGTCGAAAGCGGCGAGACCCGCATCGGCGGAGCGCTCCCCGTGAACCCGTCCGGCGGTGTCCTCTGCTCCAACCCGATCGGCGCATCCGGCCTGCTGCGCTTCGCCGAAGCTGCCATGCAGGTGATGGGCCGGGCCGGTGAACACCAGGTGCCGGGCGCCGCGACGGCGCTCGGGCACGCCTACGGGGGCGGATCCCAGTTCTTCTCCATGTGGGTGGTCGGGAGACAGCCATGAAACGTCGTACCGTGCTCCAGGCCGGCGCCCTGAGCGTCGGCGCCGTGGCCCTCGAACAGGTGCCCGCCCTGCGGGGACGCACCGCTGTGATCATCGGGAGCGGGTTCGGTGGTGCGGTCGCCGCGTACCGGCTGGCCCAGGCCGGCATGGTGGTGACGGTGCTGGAGCGGGGACGCCGCTGGACCGTGGACGGTTCCGGCACCACGTTCTGCACGATCAGCAACCCGGACTGGCGGTGCGCGTGGTTCGGTGACCGGCCGCCGCTGGGCCTGGACACCAGCAAGACCATCGAGCGCCGGGCCGGCCTCATTCAGAAGCACATCGGTGACGGCATCCAGGTGATGTGCGGCGCGGGCGTCGGTGGTGGCTCGCTGGTGATCGGGATGTTCTTCCCGCAGCCGCGCCGGGGCGACTGGGAGAAGGTGTACCCACCTCAGCTCTCCTACTCGGAATTCGACAGCGTCTACTGGCCGCGGGCCCGGCAGAACCTCGGCGTCTCACCCCTTCCTGCGGACATCCAGGCCGCGGCCGGTTACGAGGGCGCCCGGTCCTGGCTGCAGTACATCGCGGAGTTCGGGCGTACCGCGGTGCCGGTGCCGTTCGGCGTCGACTGGGACGTGGTCCGCGACGAGATCGCCGGGCGGGTGGTCAAATGCCACAGCATCGGCGAAGGGCCGTTCGGCAGCAACTCCGGCGCCAAGAACAGCGTCGACCGCAACTATCTCGCCTGGGCCGAGGCGACCGGCAACGTCCAGGTCCTGCCGTTGCACGAGGTCACCGAGATCCGCGAGGTGTCCGGCCAGGAACGCTTCGAGGTGGCGGCACGGCAGATCGACGACCGGGGCACGGTGCTGGCGTCCAAAGTGCTGCCCGCGGAGTTCGTGTTCCTGGCGGCCGGGTCGCTGGGCAGCACGTCACTGCTGCTCACCTCCCGCGCCCGGGGGCGGCTGCCCCGGCTGACCAGCACCGAGATCGGCAAGGGCTGGGGCAACAACGGGGACTTCCTGGTGGCCCGGCTGAACCTGCGCAAACCCGTCGGCAGCGCCCAGGGCGGGCCGGGCAACGTGCGGTTCTTCGACGACAGCAACCCGTACGCCCCCGCCGCCATGGCCTGGGAAGCCGCCCCCATCCCGTCCTGGCTGCCGGGCACCACCGCCCACCTGATCACCAGCCTGGCCCCGGAACGCGGCGAGATCCGCTACGACGCCGCCACCGGCACCGGCAAGGTCCACTGGCCGTACGCCGAGATGGCCACCTCGTCCGACAAAGCCGGCCGCGACCTGGTCAGCCGGCTGTGGTGGCAGACCGAGGGAAGTCGCGGCAGTCTGCTCACCGGCCTGCCCTCCTACGACCGCAACACCGGCATGGGCCTGGGCTCCCGCAACACCTACCACCCGCTCGGCGGCCTGGTGATGGGCAAGGCCACCGACTACACCGGCCGGGTGGCCGGATACCCCAACCTCTACTGCGTGGACGGCGCCCTGCTGCCTGGCTCCGCCGCCCTGGCCAACCCGTCGCTGACGATCACCGCCAATGCCGAACGCTGCCTGGACCACTTCCTGGCAACCCACACCACAGGGGTACGCGCGACGAGTCCCGCCGAACCGTGACAGTCCCGCCTCGCCGCGCGATCAATGAGCGGCGGCCGGCCAGCACGAGCCGCCAGCCACACACGTCTCACCGCCCGCGAAACAGGCCTGACCGGCGGCCGGCCAGCACGAGCCGCCAGCCAGACACGTCTCACCGCCCGCGAAGCAGGCCTGACCGGCGGCCGGGCGGTGCGAGCCGCCAGCAGGGCGGGTTCCCGGGCCGGGAAACATGCGTGGAGGGCGGCCAGGCAACCCGAGACGTCGGCGGCTGACCACCAGCGCTGCCTCAGCCGTCGCGAAGCGGCACCCAGCGATAGCCGGCAGGGCGGCTGACGGCGGCCGCGAAGCGGCGGACGGCGTCAGCCGGGTGGGCGGCGACCGCGAAGCGGCGGACGGCGTCAGCCGGGTGGGCGGCGACCGCGAAGCGGCGGACGGCGTCAGCCGGGTGGGCGGCGGCCGCGAAGCGGCGGGCGGCGTCAACCCGGTGGGCCGCGGCCGCGAAGCGGCGGGCGGCGTCAGCCGGGTGGGCGGCGACCGCAAAGCGGCGGGCGGCGTCGGCCGGGTGGGTGACCGGCTGGGTGAGCCCGGCGCGGGCGCTGGGGCCGGGAGGGCAGCAGTGGTCGCGGCCGCACGAGGGAGGACGTGTAGGCGTACCTCAGCGGTATTTGACCGGTAGGTGCTTGATGCCGTTGATCCAGCCGGAGCGTAGGCGCTGAGCTGGACCGGCGAGGGTTATGCCGGGCATGTGGTCGGCTATCGCGTTGAAGATCAGGTCGATTTCGAGGCGGGCCAGGTTGGCGCCCAGGCAGAAGTGGGCGCCGCTGCCGCCGAAACCGAGGTGCGGGTTGGGGCTGCGGGTGATGTCGAACTCCAGCGGCGACGTGAAGACGTCCTCGTCATAGTTGGCCGAGCCGTAGAACATGGCCACCCGCTGGCCGGCGCTGATCGGTACGCCGCCGAGTTCGACGTCGTGGGTGGCGGTGCGCTGGAACGAGTTGACCGGCGTGCCCCAGCGGACGAACTCGTCGACGGCGGTGCGCGGGCGGGTCTCCTTGAACAATGCCCACTGCTCGGGGTGCTCCAGCAGGGCGAGCATGCCGTGCGAGATGGCGTTGCGGGTGGTCTCGTTGCCGGCGACAGCGAGCATCAGGACGAACATGCCGAACTCGTCAGTGGACAGGTGGGAGCCGTCGATCTCGGCCTTGACCAGTGTGGTGACGATGTCGTCGCGGGGGCAGGTCTGGCGTTCGTCGGCGAGCTGCATGGCGTAGCCGAGCAGGGCCATCGCGGGTTCGATCGGGTCGGCGGCGGCCTGGAACTCCGGGTCGTCCTGGCCGATCATCGCGTTCGACCAGTCGAAGACGTTGCGGCGATCCTCCTGCGGCACGCCGAGTAGTTCGGCGATGGCCTGCAACGGCAGCTCGCAGGCGATCTCGGTGACGAAATCGCCGGTGTCGCCCGCGGCCGCCGAAGCGACGATGCGTTCGGCGCGGGCCTGCAGGGCGCTGCGCAGGCTGTTGATGGCGCGCGGGGTGAAACCGCGGGACACGATGGCCCGGTGCTGGGTGTGCTGCGGCGGGTCCATGTTGAGCAGCACGTAACGCTGCATCTCGATCCGGTCGCGCGGCATGTCCGCCTGGAACCGGACGATCGCGGTGTTCTCCCAGCTGGAGAAGGTCTCGCTGTCGCGGGACACGGCCATCACGTCGGCGTGCTTGGTGACCGCCCAGTACCCCTCGTCGTCGAAGCCCGCGCTGCCGCGGGGCTGCGGCACCCAGCTGACCGGATGGTCCCGGCGGGCCGCGGCGAAGTCGTCGTGCGGGATGCCGTGGACGTAGATGTCCGGATCGGTGAAGTCGATGCGGGTGCGCGACGAAGCCACGGCTCCTCCTACAGCAACAGGTTCTAGCGATTCAAACACAGCCCTCGAAGCTGATGGTAGGTTCATTATAAGAACGTGTTCTATCTGGAAGAGGGAGGTGCGCGTGGGCGTCCCGGTGATCATCGATGCGGTCCGCACTCCGATCGGCCGCCGCGACGGGTGGCTCTCCGGTCTGCACGCGGCCGAGCTGCTCGGCGCCACCCAGCGGGCGCTGCTCGCCCGCAGCGGGCTGGATCCGGCGCAGGTCGAGCAGGTCATCGGCGGCTGCGTCACCCAGGGCGGCGAGCAGTCCAACAACGTGACCCGGACGGCGTGGCTGCACGCGGGCCTGCCGCATCAGACGGGGTGCGCGACCGTCGACGCGCAGTGCGGTTCGGCACAGCAGGCCACGCATCTGATCGCCGGGCTGATCGCAGCGGAGGCGATCAGCGTCGGGATGGCCTGCGGGGTCGAGTCGATGAGCCGGGTGCCGTTGCGGGCCAACCTGGGCACGGCCGGCCTCCCCCGCCCCGACTCGTGGGACCTCGACCTGCCGAATCAATACGTTGCTGCCGAGCGGATCGCCGAGCGGCGCGGGCTGAGCCGGGCCGACCTGGACCGGTTCGGGGTGCGCTCGCAGGCGAATGCGGCACGCGCCTGGTCGGAGGGCCGCTTCGACCGGGAGGTGACTTCGGTCGCGGGCGTCAAACGCGACCAGGGCCTGCGCGACACCACGCTGGAGGGCCTGTCCGGGCTGCGGCCGGTGCTGCCGGACGGGCGGCACACCGCGGGCACGTCGTCGCAGATCTCCGACGGCGCCGCGGCCGTGTTGCTGATGGACGCCGACCGGGCCGCCGGGCTCGGCCTGCGCCCGCGGGCCCGGATCCTGGCGCAGTGCCTGGTCGGCGCGGAGCCCTACTACCACCTGGACGGGCCGGTCGACGCCACCGAGCGGGTCCTCGCCCGGGCGGGCATGAAA is part of the Actinoplanes sp. NBC_00393 genome and harbors:
- a CDS encoding cytochrome P450 — protein: MASSRTRIDFTDPDIYVHGIPHDDFAAARRDHPVSWVPQPRGSAGFDDEGYWAVTKHADVMAVSRDSETFSSWENTAIVRFQADMPRDRIEMQRYVLLNMDPPQHTQHRAIVSRGFTPRAINSLRSALQARAERIVASAAAGDTGDFVTEIACELPLQAIAELLGVPQEDRRNVFDWSNAMIGQDDPEFQAAADPIEPAMALLGYAMQLADERQTCPRDDIVTTLVKAEIDGSHLSTDEFGMFVLMLAVAGNETTRNAISHGMLALLEHPEQWALFKETRPRTAVDEFVRWGTPVNSFQRTATHDVELGGVPISAGQRVAMFYGSANYDEDVFTSPLEFDITRSPNPHLGFGGSGAHFCLGANLARLEIDLIFNAIADHMPGITLAGPAQRLRSGWINGIKHLPVKYR
- a CDS encoding thiolase domain-containing protein, translated to MRRAAVLGTGQTEHRTRRTDVSMAGLCREAIDRALADAGTDWSQIDAVVLGKAPDLFEGVMMPELFLAASLGAAGKPLLRVHTAGSVGGATAIVATSLIRAGVHRRVLAVAFEKQSESNAMWALSIQPPFTAPIGAGAGGYFAPHIRSYIRRFDAPPHIGTLVAVKDRRNGALNPYAHLRQPDITLESVRESRMLWDPIRYDETCPSSDGACAVVIGDEAAASASTRQVAWIRATAMRTEPTFYSGKDHVNPQAGALAAASLWAAAGIKSPLDEIDVAELYVPFSWFEPMWLENVGFVGQGQGWKLVESGETRIGGALPVNPSGGVLCSNPIGASGLLRFAEAAMQVMGRAGEHQVPGAATALGHAYGGGSQFFSMWVVGRQP
- a CDS encoding GMC oxidoreductase, coding for MKRRTVLQAGALSVGAVALEQVPALRGRTAVIIGSGFGGAVAAYRLAQAGMVVTVLERGRRWTVDGSGTTFCTISNPDWRCAWFGDRPPLGLDTSKTIERRAGLIQKHIGDGIQVMCGAGVGGGSLVIGMFFPQPRRGDWEKVYPPQLSYSEFDSVYWPRARQNLGVSPLPADIQAAAGYEGARSWLQYIAEFGRTAVPVPFGVDWDVVRDEIAGRVVKCHSIGEGPFGSNSGAKNSVDRNYLAWAEATGNVQVLPLHEVTEIREVSGQERFEVAARQIDDRGTVLASKVLPAEFVFLAAGSLGSTSLLLTSRARGRLPRLTSTEIGKGWGNNGDFLVARLNLRKPVGSAQGGPGNVRFFDDSNPYAPAAMAWEAAPIPSWLPGTTAHLITSLAPERGEIRYDAATGTGKVHWPYAEMATSSDKAGRDLVSRLWWQTEGSRGSLLTGLPSYDRNTGMGLGSRNTYHPLGGLVMGKATDYTGRVAGYPNLYCVDGALLPGSAALANPSLTITANAERCLDHFLATHTTGVRATSPAEP
- a CDS encoding steroid 3-ketoacyl-CoA thiolase, with the translated sequence MGVPVIIDAVRTPIGRRDGWLSGLHAAELLGATQRALLARSGLDPAQVEQVIGGCVTQGGEQSNNVTRTAWLHAGLPHQTGCATVDAQCGSAQQATHLIAGLIAAEAISVGMACGVESMSRVPLRANLGTAGLPRPDSWDLDLPNQYVAAERIAERRGLSRADLDRFGVRSQANAARAWSEGRFDREVTSVAGVKRDQGLRDTTLEGLSGLRPVLPDGRHTAGTSSQISDGAAAVLLMDADRAAGLGLRPRARILAQCLVGAEPYYHLDGPVDATERVLARAGMKIDDIDIVEINEAFASVVLSWLGVYRADPDRVNVNGGAIALGHPVGSTGARLITTALHELERSGGGTALITMCAGGAMSTASIIERL